The following proteins are co-located in the Paenibacillus sp. FSL H8-0079 genome:
- a CDS encoding ribose-phosphate diphosphokinase — protein sequence MTYFDSKLKIFTCNSNPKLAHQIADYIGIPMGESHTTSFSDGEIQVKLSESVRGCHVYIVQSTCLPVNDNLMEMLVMIDALKRASAKTINVVIPYYGYARQDRKARSRDPITAKLVANLIEKAGATRVIAMDLHAMQIQGFFDIPVDHLLGVPILAQYFRSKQIENPVVVSPDHGGVVRARKLADFLNAPLAIIDKRRPEPNVSEVMNIIGNIEGKTAILIDDIIDTAGTIVLGANALMEGGVKEVYACCTHPVLSGPAMERLENAPLKEVIVTDTIPITHANPTSKLKVLSVAPLLGEAIIRVHEELSISKLFEIE from the coding sequence ATGACTTATTTTGATTCGAAATTAAAAATATTTACTTGCAATTCTAACCCCAAGCTCGCCCATCAAATTGCTGATTATATCGGGATTCCTATGGGTGAATCTCACACAACCAGCTTCAGCGATGGCGAGATTCAAGTGAAACTCTCCGAGAGTGTTCGGGGTTGTCACGTCTACATCGTGCAGTCCACTTGCTTGCCGGTTAATGACAACCTGATGGAAATGCTCGTTATGATTGATGCACTTAAACGGGCATCTGCCAAGACGATTAACGTCGTTATTCCTTACTATGGCTATGCAAGACAGGATCGCAAGGCACGTTCGCGTGACCCAATTACTGCGAAACTGGTTGCCAACCTGATCGAAAAAGCGGGTGCAACCCGTGTTATCGCGATGGACTTGCATGCAATGCAGATTCAGGGATTCTTCGACATTCCGGTCGACCATTTGCTCGGCGTGCCGATTCTGGCTCAATATTTCCGGTCGAAACAGATCGAAAATCCAGTTGTTGTGTCACCTGACCACGGTGGCGTAGTCCGCGCACGTAAACTGGCTGATTTCCTGAATGCACCTCTTGCGATTATCGACAAACGTCGTCCTGAGCCGAATGTGAGCGAAGTGATGAACATTATCGGTAACATCGAGGGTAAAACAGCCATTCTGATCGATGACATTATTGACACGGCGGGAACGATTGTACTGGGAGCGAATGCTCTGATGGAAGGCGGCGTGAAAGAAGTATACGCGTGCTGTACTCACCCGGTATTGTCGGGACCTGCGATGGAACGTTTGGAGAATGCACCATTGAAGGAAGTCATCGTAACGGATACGATTCCAATTACGCATGCGAATCCGACAAGCAAACTCAAAGTGTTGTCTGTAGCGCCTTTGCTCGGAGAAGCAATTATCCGGGTTCATGAGGAATTGTCAATCAGCAAGCTGTTTGAAATTGAATAA
- the pth gene encoding aminoacyl-tRNA hydrolase, with the protein MKWIVGLGNPGSNYAKTRHNIGFMALDRLADRYSISITQSKCKALIGEGNIGGVKTVLIKPMTFMNLSGESVRAYMDFYKVSLEDLIVVYDDMDTEIGKVRLRYQGSAGGHNGIKSIIQHTGTQQFNRVRMGISRPEPGHAIVDYVLSTFMKKEKEALDQTIEQTCDALEHSLTHTFEQTMAKFNG; encoded by the coding sequence ATGAAGTGGATTGTCGGACTTGGAAATCCAGGCTCGAATTATGCCAAAACCCGTCATAATATCGGTTTTATGGCTCTGGATCGGTTGGCTGATCGTTATAGTATCTCCATTACTCAGAGTAAATGTAAGGCGCTGATTGGAGAAGGCAACATTGGCGGTGTGAAAACAGTACTGATCAAACCCATGACCTTTATGAATTTATCTGGTGAATCGGTTCGAGCGTATATGGACTTTTATAAAGTTAGTCTTGAAGATCTGATTGTTGTGTACGACGACATGGATACAGAGATTGGCAAAGTCAGATTGCGTTACCAAGGCAGTGCAGGCGGACATAATGGGATCAAATCCATTATTCAGCATACCGGTACACAGCAGTTTAACCGGGTACGCATGGGAATATCCCGGCCTGAACCAGGACATGCCATTGTCGATTATGTACTGTCGACATTTATGAAGAAAGAAAAAGAAGCCCTTGATCAGACCATTGAGCAAACATGTGATGCCCTGGAGCATAGCTTGACTCATACGTTCGAACAAACAATGGCGAAGTTTAACGGTTAA
- a CDS encoding anti-sigma-F factor Fin family protein: MSVNYVCRHCRTFIGRIDSARITEVELGFHFLTPDERRDIIAYNSGGDITVRITCDYCKEALEHNPELSLLASPLQ; this comes from the coding sequence ATGTCAGTGAATTACGTATGTCGGCATTGCCGTACCTTTATTGGACGAATCGATTCTGCCCGGATAACGGAAGTAGAACTCGGCTTTCATTTCTTGACCCCCGACGAGCGGAGGGATATAATAGCGTATAATTCCGGTGGTGACATTACCGTTCGGATTACATGTGATTACTGTAAGGAAGCCCTGGAGCACAATCCAGAGCTTAGTCTGCTCGCGAGTCCGCTTCAGTAG